The genomic DNA CGTACAGCGGGCCGcagcagcctcttatttcaatacaaacataggctaatcagaaagcactaacggtcacaaccatgtctaggattttcagaaatataggggGATCAGTGAGCGGTCCATCCCCAAATGGCATAGCCCTGGTCGGCCTGTGACGTAAAGCCATTGAGCACCGCTTTTTTTCTTCGTCACGTTTGGAAGTCTATTGGTAACGTTAacagacagagtgtgtgtgtgtgtgtgtgtatgtgtgtgagtctaatgatggaaagccaaaaaagaaaagggaaaggtggcgctgagatggtcagactcaaaaggaaaaaaaaagggattgtgttgctgtgctgtgtgttgttcattcattcaccatCCGAACATTCATTCCCCCACTCTGATTCCCCTGAGAGCTACCATTGTAGCATGAAATGAATCTATGAGCAAACAGTCCATACTTATGATGATCAAGACAAAGATCTTTCCTCACTCAtgaagaacatttaaaaaacgtttTCCCTCATTgcgtaaaaaacacacacagaaacttaCAAAGCTTAAAAAGTGGATAGCTTCATAATGATGCACCCTTAGCATATTCCTGTTAAAGCTAACAGCAGGGCATATACATTTAGAAGGATGTAGTATAGAGAAGAGAATAAGTGAATGTGGTTATCAGTAGGGAAATGGGGCCTAACcaaacacacatcacatgtTCCTTGTTTGTGTAAACCCAGTCATCCATTACACTACCAGATAGGCTGCTCTATTGTTGTCCTCAACAGGATCTTTCTGACCTCACCTAAAAAAACTATCTTGTAGCCAGCCACTTCTCAATCAACTCATCTGGGTGTAATATTTCTCCACGATGTGTGTGCGTGATTTTTACACATTAGCTTGCTGATGGCTTTACATGCTTGCACTACTTACTTTGTGGTTCCCTTTATCAGAGCTTTAGAGAAAATACCAAAGCACTCAATACGTTTGGATTAAATTCCCTGACGTTATTGTGCAACGTACTTACATGGGTTTCTGATTCCTAATTCATATCCTCTAAATCTTTTAATCTGGAAATCACTTCGTGCCTAATgcttgaaaagtgctatataaataaaattatttttattttccccCGAGGATGAATCCCACTGACTCAAGGTTTTCAGTCCATCCAGGTCAATATTTGAACACCTGCAAAACTGACATTCCCATTAACATTGAGTACTTTGCGTTTAGTAGTATTAAGCAATTGTAGGTAATTACATGGCAGAACCTGTGGAAAAACACTAAAATTCCCCAAAACTACTGTATCTGAGAACTATCTTTGACCAAATAACATACATTCTGGCTATTCTATGTGATCTTCCTTTCATAACTAATGTAATATTGTATCACTTCCATTCACTGGGAACTGAGGTATAATTTTAAGCTATAGTAAGTTTGACACTGAAATGTTTGTATGTTCAAAATTATGAAAAGGTAATTGTTACACATATTTAATGACCTATGACTTGCAGTACAAAGTGAGGGTAATGTGCGTGTGCGTGACTAAGCTCAGGGGGGctattgcacaaaaccaggataagggattaagccagGATATTCCAGTTATCCTGGacgaatttagccttgacttggttgctcgatggtgttttaagcccccaacgtctccttccaggcagcgctgtgaccgttgacttcaaggcacctaaccgtaacctttaaccctaaccattgcctaatcctagtgccttccaggcagcgctgcctggaaggagacattgggggcttaaaacactgatagacgacttggttgcacaaaagcaggggCACttaagttaccatggagatttattctgtgcagctagcctgctctgGACCAGGATAATAGtcaggatttatttaatcctggagccttttctaaataataatacattttatttaaaggcgaCTTTCtcggcactcaaggacaccgtacagggatacataagacatttaaaaacggCAAGAAATAAgaatacaacaacaataacaacaacagaaagaggcagagcaatTGACATTAAGTGGAAAaggcagttttaaacagatgttttgagttgcaatttgaaatgtggGAATGAATCGATGTTTCTAAGTTGGTGTGGTAATGAATTCCAGAGATGGGGAGCAGAGCGGCTGAATGCTCTGCTCCCCATGGTGGTGAGACGGGTGgaggggacagacaggtgtatggAGGAAGAGGATCTGAGGGAGCGGGAGGGAGTGGGACGCTGGAGAAGATCAGACAAATATGGTGGGGGGGCGAggttttctgttcactcagcagtgctTTTACCTTATtagcctgcattaaaatgcaACAGGTACATATTGCTTTTCAGTTAAGCActgttattttaacattgtgaccattatttaataattatacatgtgacagtcattgctactgttatattgctgtatgaagactgctgtttaCATATTTCTGTTTGTATTCTTTAACAAAGGATCGTGTATATGTGCATTTTATCTGCCATAGCACACAATGTGTGTTCtctccagtaaactgggactataatttgggaggattgtacaattataaaaaccTATCCTTATTGTACAATCTTCCCTAATTATAGTCTtgagttcactggaccagtaactttATAGTTGAGACTACAgtacattcatgaaacaacagggagaggacacctcaatggtttttgaccttattttgctgggggggaaataactgatgaatactctgttacagtcatGTTTATAGTGTGCATTGAGTTTAATTATAGTATCTATAATTGCAGCATTCACATACACATCAATAAACACTGCAGCAGCATCAAATGGTCTCCATTATTAGAGTTGAACCTTTAAAACATAAACCTTTTGTCCCCAAGTGCACTCTCTACCAATCTGCACCTAGGTCTCTGAGGctataaataaacacaacaacTGTATTAAAGAGGTGACACGTGTAGCTGTTTGACACATTTAGTTGCCCAAATCTGTGAACTGCTGTCTAAGGTATAACACCACAAgaaatgtgtctgtgttctgtcacattttttcttttcttatgtcACGACAATGACCTAATACATGACTGTCTTTCCAGGTACACTTGCAGACACAGcaggaggtgaagaagaggaTGATGGGGATGGCCGTTCATGTGGTGAAGAACGATGGTGTGCTGGCTCTTTACAATGGCCTCTCTGCCTCCCTTTGTAGACAGGTATGTGTGCATGCCTAAAACAGTTCCTGAGCCTGTGTATGCTAATGTTTTCAATAGTTTGtcatttctattttttgttgtttaaatcTATATCTAAGTCACACTGAGGGTGGAAACCTCTTTTGCAAGGGAGACCTTGCCAAGATGATAGCAATAAAAAGTTGCAGACATAACGACAGGAAATTGGACAACAGATAAAACTACTGAAACAGACAATAATACTaagattaaagctgcaagcagcgatgaacggcGCAACATCACATGTCTTTTCCGATttacattctaagtttcatgtaaatcggaataacttttgccaagatacaacgttcatgttttaacagccacctacaggaagttggtcctctgtaacttgtgcattgttttagctattaaaattcttttgataactttttgtcacgaGGGTCCTCTGAGTCTATATGCCAGTTTTAGTGCCGATCGGACTCGCGCCCCAGGAGTAGTTAGACAGagtaggtttcccatatatcaatattttgctgatttaataaaaaaaaattaaaagagcgccatctaatggccgattgacGCCAACtttggcacagatgctaaaccAGCCATGACGAACAACCTTGTCAAGTTTTGGGGCAATcggaataattgttgccaagataacgcaacttcttgtttagacaggaagttgctgtaacttgcgcatttttttcaactatcaaaattctctGGATAACGTTTCGTCATGAGGGTCAACagatactacctgcaaagattcaagaagattgaaatcacaGCCAAGGATGAgttcgaaagaatgtaaaacacatgaaaaatgcataattaaaaatgtcCGCCTTCCGGTTGGGCGtagctaatgaaggtaaatgggaaatatgtccgcaatgattagagcaatatgggtattaaatatggtgaagatcggagcaactatatccaagttaaggccttccaggcattagggggcgctatggagcccacttACAGGTTTGGGCCAAATTGCTGTCtcgcaaagctcccaggtgtttatgtgggcgccaatttttgtgagttttcttatatattgaggccgtcaaaaatgtgcccaaaggctaaaaccaattagggtcccataggccacgcccactttgaccaatcagtaccttACTGTAGGGGTGGCCTCATGAGTCGCCCTAAATGGTACCCttaaaattttgtaaaaatcagatGACCCGTTCATGAGCTATAAActtttgtaaaatgtgtggggcatctcctgagggtcatggcaaacaagaatcttaagttttgcgttggtgttttcatacttagctacacaaatttgtttgtgcgtaatatgtgcaatttttatcctataaaaatcCAAAATATCTTtagataactttttgtcaggtccgtctggagatgctacctgccaagtttcgtgcagatcggtcgcacggtctaggaggagttcggcaaagtaggtttttgataaatcgcgattttcacacacaaaagttgaggcagaaatgggcgtggcctatatcaggagattcagctggatccagggaacgcaaagatatatggtttttgaatgtgcgatgtacggcttgggagttatagggccaaacggtTTTCTTCTGCAAaagcgccatctagtggtgcATATGAGTAATTATTTTGAATCgttgcaattttcaccagttgtgacgTGTGCAAATTTTtgagttttcgtgcattctaaccccctcaaaaatgcgatGAAGGACTCGGAAAAATAATCTGATGAAAAAACAATAGGGCCTTGCACTTTCGTGCTCAGGCCCTACTAAAGCTAAAGGTAAGCTAAGAACAAATACAGTTAAGACAGAGTTTACAATAATCTTGAATTCTACCAGAGATGTCTGACAAGAATTTGTAGTTTGGAGGGTTTCATAAGTACTTTATGAAACAGCATTTCCCATTTCTTTTTAGCTTGAACTCAGTTATAGTTatcccatcttttttttttttaaatctttatttataaagcactttttATTACTGCAATGAGACAAATAAAATCAGACAATTCAAAATAATACTAAATTAAAAAAGTTTTGAGAAGTGatttaacttatttcaccacTTTGCTTTCTTCAGTGTACATGACTTCCTAAAAAAGGAATGCATTTGTCTTAGTTGTTTCTCAACCTAAAAGGACGTTTGAGTAAAACATAATGTGTTCACAAATCTTTAGTTTCTggtgagaggaagagagatttTGACAGAGCACATTTGCTCTAAAACGTGTGGTAATATTGACCATGTGACGTCACCATTGGCTCACACCAAAATGTTGGTTTGTGGCTGCAGGATACTATAAATAGGTCAATGGGTTAGTTTTTATAAAGCATCGGAGGGTAGCAGTGTGTTCAGCAGGGCTGTTAATGTTGCAGGAGATTCAATATGATTtcagggagaaagaaaagatgaaAGACAGCTACTGGATGATGAAGTAGAATAGGATAAGTTTTATCCTGTAAACGATGCATCCTGTTTAGTTTATGGccgaaggatttttttttatattggttGTGTTTGggttgggaactggagggtCCCTGATTCAAGTCCCCATATGGACCAAaatacggagtgtggactggtagctgaagaggtgccagttcacttCCTGGGTACTGCCAAGGTGTTCTTGAGCAAGGCAATGAACCCCCGACTGCTCGGGGGACCTTTCCAGCACTCACAGCtgcctcactctgacatctctccgtttgtgcatgtataggacctgagcatgtgtgtgtatttcaggcctgtgtgtagtgtgttctaGAGTGTAAAATTATAATTTCCCAACTGGGaatcaatcaataaaaagtataaattaattGCCAAAGTCTCCTCCTAGtggttgaaaaaagaaaatgttaaatagTGAGGAGAGTATAGGGTACTcattcttttttcctctcctctcagaTGTCCTATTCCCTCACCAGATTTGCCATATATGAGACAGTAAGGGACATGATGGGCAGCACAAGCCAGGGCCCCATGCCCTTTTACCAGAAGGTCCTGCTGGGAGCCTTTGGAggtgggaacacacacacacacacacacacacacacacacacacacacacactctgcttcttctctctcaacacacacacacacacacactctgcttcttctctctcaacagacacacaaacacacattctgcttcttctctctcaacagacacacacacattctgcttcttctctctcaatgcacacacagacacccataCAGGATTGTGTTTCTTTGCCAACAGGTTTCACGGGTGGGTTTGTTGGCACGCCGGCAGACATGGTGAATGTCAGGTAACATGCATTGACAATTTGAACTCTCAATAATATTTACAcaattcaaattatttcaaacaagcaaaccaATTTGTACTTGTTTTTGCTTCTAGGATGCAGAATGACATGAAACTACCTCCAGAACTGAGGAGAAAGTGAGTGTTGTTACTTCTGTAGCTAAAAAATTTCAGTTTAGACGTTCTAAATATCTTATTGTAATTGaacccttttttcccccctttcagCTACAAACATGCCATTGATGGGCTCTTCAGAGTCTTCAGAGAAGGTCAATCCAAAGCAATATAGTGTATGTAACTAAATGTAAAGCACACAGTGGCATCGTGTCTGACCTGTGTCCCGTCTCACAGAGGGTGTGAGGAGACTGTTCTCAGGAGCCACCATGGCGTCCAGCAGAGGAGCGATGGTCACTGTGGGACAGGCAAGTACCAGATATACAATGCGTAACTTTAAAACGTCCTTTTAAATGCCTGCAGGTATTCAAGAGACTCCAGGGATCATCAGGCCAGTGGGGGGCAATGCTTGTtactttatatttgtattgtgcTTTATTCAATCTCAATTTAGATAATTTCCTCTCTCCAGGCCATCTGTAAGTCCTTTTTAATAAGATAATAGAATTAAATTGAGTTAGAAGGTACATTCATTTATCAATGCTGAATCAATATCCTAGATAAATATGCTGCTTGTTCACATGGTTCTATTTAAACAATGCATTATGCATTAATCCATATAATCTCCGCCTCACTTAACTTTGTAAAGTCTGTGTTGGCAAGCATATCGGGAGGAAATTTACTTCAGACTGTAGCATTAATACAACTGCTCACATCCAATTAGTTCACAAATGTAAAATAGTATTTATCTGTAGACCACACAATAAGGTACAGTATAGAATACATTGTATCTTAGCACAACGCTGGGCATGCTCTGAATATACTATAAGTAGAGTGTTGAAGGCTGCTTGCACACTAAACATAACTTTGAAGAGTCTCCCATGATTTTACAGTTACAATACAAGTGCAACACAACCATTAGTCTTTTCTTCTTCAGTATGTTCATCACTAGAccttttaaaggtccaatatgtaatatatttactgtaataaatccaaaaatgaccacaatttgtcatcagatattaaggaaacatgctaagttgaaattctatcttttctgacaacaatgctaatgccagtattttctccttttgaaatttctgttccgtgacggaatttctgtttgtgttttggcctgtgtgtcaactgcccagtttgacagccaggccgggttgccagatatacctgtaaacacgtaaacccagcgcactacagctgtaacgttagtacagccatgaaagcagcaaacaaactaacagggtcaacggagatagattctacccgacctagcATGTTTCTAAcggttgcgtgaccagagacatagctaacaaaccccgggtaaatattagagatgtatttgaaagatggagacagcttagaccCCAAAAGGatgccgagttggctaatttcaataacaggtaagcattagcttcaggctaatttatcacggctacaaggggcAGGCATTTTATGTCACTTCAACATTTAtgtagctactcacattgaattatataggtagagtacccgagttggttactcacaaaaacaattgagacacagctagtaaagtgatcccaactggtccgggctaacgccgccatgctaaccctgctaactgctaacgttaccggaggaccagtcaggcgggccacggctgtttacaacatgtagcctgttcagcgggcgtagccgacaacggtgagttatttgaagccaaggctgtaaatcgggaagcaatcgttgccgtaattctaagccaataaagtgtgttccgTCGGGTGGAGAGAATGGCatggtagtgttatttttagcggttcctattgTAATtataagccgaggaagtgtgtctgtctggcgtaTGGAGAGGATGgggaggttgttgtgtttttagctgttCCTACtttaattctaagccgaaaaagtgtgcttgtcagttgggtacagagctccgcgtaagcacaggcttttatgactgtcaatatagccagcatctaacgttagctactccgctgtgctgtgaagtaatgtctggctatgtgagacaagcgtctagcaacattgttgtggatgctgcagtatcagcctggcaacctccgtgaacttcagatctggggaggagggggcgggggagacgacactccagtattttgaatttgtactgcagtaactattttaaacactagctgtcagtattgcatattgcacctttaagataCATGACTGTACACTAAggctgtcccaaacgattatttttgaAACGACTAATCGAACGATTCATTTTTCGATTAATCTAACGATTACTTTTTCAATTCGcaattattttcccattgc from Sander vitreus isolate 19-12246 chromosome 2, sanVit1, whole genome shotgun sequence includes the following:
- the slc25a10b gene encoding mitochondrial dicarboxylate carrier — its product is MTEKRMSRWYFGGLASCGAACCTHPLDLLKVHLQTQQEVKKRMMGMAVHVVKNDGVLALYNGLSASLCRQMSYSLTRFAIYETVRDMMGSTSQGPMPFYQKVLLGAFGGFTGGFVGTPADMVNVRMQNDMKLPPELRRNYKHAIDGLFRVFREEGVRRLFSGATMASSRGAMVTVGQLACYDQAKQLVLGTGIMGDNILTHFLSSFIAGGCATVLCQPLDVLKTRLMSSKGEYTGVTHCLRETAKLGPLAFYKGLVPAGIRLIPHTVLTFIFLEQLKKNFGIRIIS